Proteins from a genomic interval of Natator depressus isolate rNatDep1 chromosome 20, rNatDep2.hap1, whole genome shotgun sequence:
- the GPD1 gene encoding glycerol-3-phosphate dehydrogenase [NAD(+)], cytoplasmic, protein MGGRKVCIVGSGNWGSAIAKIVGRNAAKLEQFDTTVNMWVFEEEVGGKKLTEIINTQHENIKYLPGHKLPPNVVAVPDLLTAAAGADILIFVVPHQFIGKLCEQLKNHVKKETIGVSLIKGVDEGPEGLKLISHVIREWLGIEMSVLMGANIANEVAEEKFCETTIGCKNLEHGQILKELMQTCNFRITVVPEADTVEICGALKNVVAVGAGFCDGLSFGDNTKAAVIRLGLMEMITFAKLFCKGPVTSTTFLESCGIADLITTCYGGRNRRVAEAFARTGKSIEQLEKEMLNGQKLQGPQTSAELNHILKHKNLVEKFPLFTAVYQICYEGKPVADFINCLQNHPTHM, encoded by the exons ATGGGCGGCCGGAAAGTCTGTATCGTGGGCTCCGGGAACTG gggCTCAGCCATCGCCAAGATCGTGGGCCGCAATGCAGCCAAGCTGGAGCAGTTTGACACCACGGTGAACATGTGGGTATttgaggaggaggtgggtgggaaGAAGCTCACCGAAATCATCAACACGCAGCACGAGAACATCAAATACCTGCCAGGGCACAAACTGCCGCCCAATGTG GTGGCGGTGCCAGACCTGCTGACGGCCGCAGCTGGGGCAGACATTCTCATCTTCGTGGTGCCCCACCAGTTCATCGGCAAACTCTGTGAGCAGCTCAAAAACCATGTGAAGAAGGAGACCATCGGGGTATCGCTCATCAAG GGGGTAGATGAGGGCCCAGAGGGGCTGAAGCTGATCTCACACGTTATCCGCGAGTGGCTGGGCATCGAGATGAGCGTCCTGATGGGGGCCAACATTGCCAACGAAGTGGCGGAGGAGAAGTTCTGCGAAACGACCATTG GCTGCAAGAACCTGGAGCATGGGCAAATCCTGAAGGAGCTGATGCAGACGTGCAACTTCCGGATCACTGTGGTACCGGAGGCTGACACTGTGGAGATCTGCGGGGCCCTCAAG AACGTTGTAGCTGTAGGGGCTGGTTTCTGTGATGGCCTGAGCTTCGGAGACAACACCAAGGCAGCTGTGATTCGCCTCGGGCTGATGGAAATGATTACCTTTGCCAAGCTCTTCTGCAAAGGCCCTGTCACCTCGACCACCTTCCTGGAGAGCTGTGGGATCGCCGACCTTATCACCACCTGCTATGGTGGCAGAAACCGCAGAGTGGCTGAGGCCTTTGCCAGGACTGGGAAG TCCATTGAGCAGTTGGAGAAGGAGATGCTGAATGGACAGAAGCTGCAGGGTCCCCAGACTTCCGCCGAGCTGAACCACATCCTCAAACACAAGAACCTGGTGGAGAA GTTCCCCCTCTTCACTGCTGTTTATCAGATCTGCTACGAGGGCAAACCCGTCGCTGACTTCATCAACTGCCTCCAGAACCATCCTACCCACATGTAA